The Geotalea uraniireducens Rf4 genome window below encodes:
- the fliD gene encoding flagellar filament capping protein FliD yields the protein MSSISFGGLATGLDTAKIITQLMSLERIPQQLLQAQQQKNSSKISRYQSIGDALTSLQSIVKGLNTVTNFSVLQSTVADSSVTTATATSSATPGTHTVQVVSLAKSQRQVSTGVASDTSLTFSTGNFTVSDGTTTTTVNITEGQNSLQGIASAINSSGANVSASIINDGTNYRLVVTGKDTKNYTLDFSGLATPPVGGTGALTPTLLGVGDPTYQAGTDTQLVVDGVTMTKTSNTVTDAIQGVTLKLLKEGATTTVTVANDTEAVTKKINDFVAGYNRAITLVNAESAYNTDTKSAGVLSGDSTLRTIQGQLRSLLTATVSGATGSITSLAALGINSDSKTGLLSVDATKLSKALDDNYTDVVDYFTHNGSSMATLPANQYGIAQQFNLVLDTMVHPYIADGVTGNGSLEVRKKGLAKTNADIDKQISRMEDRVLQMQSNLQRQFSAMELMVSNLQSQGTMLINSLNASLNNN from the coding sequence ATGTCATCTATATCATTTGGTGGCCTGGCGACAGGGCTTGACACCGCGAAGATTATCACCCAGCTGATGAGCCTGGAGCGCATTCCACAGCAGCTCCTGCAGGCTCAGCAACAGAAGAACAGCAGCAAGATCAGTCGCTACCAGAGCATCGGAGATGCCCTCACGAGCCTGCAGTCCATTGTCAAGGGGCTCAACACGGTAACGAACTTCAGTGTGTTGCAGTCGACCGTGGCCGACAGCTCCGTTACCACGGCCACCGCGACCAGTTCTGCCACCCCCGGCACCCACACCGTTCAGGTGGTTTCCCTCGCCAAGAGCCAGCGGCAGGTCTCCACGGGAGTGGCAAGTGACACCTCGCTTACCTTCAGCACCGGGAATTTCACAGTTTCCGACGGCACCACAACCACCACAGTCAACATCACTGAGGGACAAAACTCACTGCAAGGAATTGCTTCGGCCATCAATTCATCAGGTGCCAACGTCTCTGCTTCGATCATAAACGACGGCACGAATTACCGGCTGGTCGTTACCGGCAAGGATACCAAGAACTATACACTTGACTTCAGCGGCTTGGCGACTCCTCCCGTCGGGGGAACCGGTGCGCTGACCCCCACGCTCCTCGGCGTGGGAGACCCCACCTATCAGGCCGGCACCGACACGCAGCTTGTTGTGGACGGCGTCACTATGACCAAGACTTCCAACACGGTGACCGACGCCATACAGGGTGTCACTCTGAAGCTGCTGAAAGAAGGGGCGACTACTACCGTGACGGTGGCAAACGACACCGAAGCTGTCACCAAAAAGATCAACGATTTTGTCGCGGGTTATAACAGGGCGATAACGCTGGTGAATGCGGAATCGGCTTATAACACGGACACTAAGAGCGCCGGGGTGCTCTCCGGCGACTCCACGCTGCGGACCATCCAGGGGCAGCTCCGGTCGTTGTTGACTGCCACGGTATCCGGGGCAACCGGCTCCATAACGAGCCTTGCGGCTCTCGGGATCAACTCCGATTCGAAGACGGGACTCCTGTCGGTTGATGCAACGAAGCTTTCCAAGGCATTGGATGACAATTACACCGATGTCGTGGATTATTTCACCCATAACGGATCCTCAATGGCCACTTTGCCGGCCAACCAGTATGGCATTGCACAGCAGTTTAACCTGGTGCTGGACACCATGGTGCACCCGTACATTGCCGACGGCGTAACGGGCAACGGGAGCCTTGAGGTGAGAAAGAAGGGGTTGGCCAAAACCAACGCCGACATCGACAAGCAGATCAGCCGTATGGAGGAC
- a CDS encoding flagellin N-terminal helical domain-containing protein — MALTVNTNIASLNAQRNLSITQVSLNKSLQRLSSGLRINSAADDAAGLAISEGMKAQIRSMNQAVRNANDGVSLVQVAEGALNEVSNVLGRMRELTTQAATNTLTATQRSYVNGEYLQLKSEITRIANATDFNGTKLLQSAKSVAIQVGTGSKAYDRIGIKLAIMSAGAGGLALTSIGGASGGVKAQAELAVIDKAINSVSKQRASLGAIQNRLQSTINNLQVASENTSAAQSRIADADVAAETANMTRANILVQAGTAILAQANQAPQAALSLLR, encoded by the coding sequence ATGGCACTTACAGTAAACACCAACATCGCATCCCTTAACGCACAGCGTAACCTGAGCATCACCCAGGTCTCCCTCAACAAGTCCCTGCAGAGACTGTCTTCAGGCCTTCGTATCAACAGCGCCGCTGACGACGCAGCCGGCCTGGCCATCTCCGAGGGGATGAAAGCTCAGATCCGCTCGATGAACCAGGCAGTCCGCAACGCCAACGACGGCGTGTCGCTGGTGCAGGTCGCTGAGGGCGCCCTCAACGAGGTCAGCAACGTCCTTGGCCGTATGCGTGAGCTCACCACTCAGGCGGCTACCAACACCCTCACCGCTACCCAGCGTTCGTACGTCAACGGTGAGTACCTCCAGCTGAAGTCGGAGATCACCCGTATCGCCAACGCGACGGACTTCAACGGCACCAAGCTTCTGCAGTCCGCCAAATCTGTCGCCATCCAGGTCGGTACCGGCAGCAAGGCTTATGACAGGATTGGGATCAAGCTTGCGATCATGAGCGCGGGCGCAGGCGGTCTGGCTCTTACCTCCATCGGGGGCGCCAGCGGTGGTGTTAAAGCACAGGCCGAGCTTGCCGTCATCGACAAGGCGATCAACTCGGTATCGAAACAGCGCGCAAGCCTCGGCGCCATCCAGAACCGTCTCCAGTCGACCATCAACAACCTCCAGGTTGCATCGGAGAACACCTCGGCCGCACAGTCCCGTATCGCAGATGCAGACGTCGCCGCTGAGACCGCAAACATGACTAGGGCGAACATCCTGGTCCAGGCAGGCACCGCCATCCTGGCCCAAGCCAACCAGGCACCGCAGGCCGCACTCTCGCTGTTGAGATAA